One window from the genome of Dermacentor silvarum isolate Dsil-2018 chromosome 7, BIME_Dsil_1.4, whole genome shotgun sequence encodes:
- the LOC119458434 gene encoding ADP-ribosylation factor-like protein 2 isoform X1 — MGLHTILKKLKRKEKEIRVLILGLDNAGKTTLLKRLNGEDTSEVSPTLGFNIKTLEHRGFRLNMWDVGGQKSLRGYWRNYFESTDAIIWVVDSADRRRLGDCHRELRTLTCEEKLLGSSLLVLANKQDLPGAMPPDQIAEMLELSAIGSLHWKMLGCSAFTGMEGLLDGIDWMLDDLSRRLYYMD, encoded by the exons ATGGGACTGCACACCATTCTCAAGAAGTTGAAGCGCAAGGAGAAGGAAATTCGAGTCCTCATACT AGGGCTGGACAATgctggcaagacgacgctgctgAAGAGGCTCAACGGCGAGGACACGTCCGAAGTGTCCCCCACGCTTGGCTTCAACATCAAAACCCTTGAGCACCGAGG GTTCCGGCTAAACATGTGGGACGTGGGTGGCCAGAAGTCCCTGCGGGGGTACTGGCGCAACTACTTCGAGAGCACCGATGCCATCATCTGGGTGGTGGACAGTGCCGACCGGCGCCGCCTGGGGGACTGTCACCGCGAACTTCGGACGCTCACCTGCGAGGAG AAGCTGCTTGGAAGCAGCCTGCTGGTGCTGGCCAACAAGCAAGACCTGCCGGGGGCCATGCCTCCCGACCAGATTGCCGAG ATGTTGGAGCTCTCTGCCATCGGCAGCCTTCACTGGAAGATGCTTGGCTGCAGCGCATTCACGGGCATGGAGGGACTGCTGGACGGCATAGACTGGATGCTTGACGACCTTTCCCGGCGCCTCTACTACATGGACTGA